Proteins from one Amycolatopsis benzoatilytica AK 16/65 genomic window:
- a CDS encoding DeoR/GlpR family DNA-binding transcription regulator, producing MARHERLSSLLDMLGQREKLDVEEVAAELGVSAATVRRDLDHLAEQQLLTRTHGGAVANDLAYDLPLRYRTARHVPEKQRISTAAAALAERGMVVGLNGGTTTAGVARALAMRSDLAGRGDASGLTVVTNALNIAHELAVRPNVKIVVTGGVARPQSFELSGPLATRVLSELTIDLLFLGVDALDAEAGAFAHHEGEASINRLMVERAERVVAVADGSKLGRRAFARICLVSEIDVLVTDAGADPATVKAFDAAGVDVRVV from the coding sequence ATGGCCCGGCACGAACGGTTGAGCAGCCTGCTGGACATGCTCGGGCAGCGGGAGAAGCTGGACGTCGAGGAGGTGGCCGCGGAGCTGGGGGTGTCGGCGGCGACGGTCCGGCGCGATTTGGATCATCTGGCCGAGCAGCAGTTGCTCACCCGCACGCACGGCGGTGCGGTCGCCAATGATCTTGCCTACGACTTGCCGCTGCGCTACCGGACCGCGCGGCACGTGCCGGAGAAGCAGCGCATCAGCACGGCGGCGGCGGCGCTGGCCGAGCGGGGGATGGTGGTCGGGCTGAACGGCGGCACGACGACCGCCGGGGTCGCGCGGGCGCTGGCGATGCGTTCGGACCTGGCCGGGCGCGGCGACGCGTCGGGATTGACGGTGGTGACCAACGCGCTGAATATCGCGCACGAGCTGGCGGTGCGGCCGAACGTCAAGATCGTGGTGACCGGCGGGGTAGCGCGGCCGCAGTCGTTCGAGTTGAGCGGTCCGCTCGCTACCCGGGTGCTCAGTGAGCTGACGATCGATTTGTTGTTCCTGGGGGTTGACGCGCTGGACGCCGAAGCGGGCGCGTTCGCCCACCACGAGGGCGAGGCGAGCATCAACCGGTTGATGGTCGAGCGCGCGGAGCGAGTGGTCGCGGTGGCTGACGGTTCGAAGCTGGGCCGTCGCGCGTTCGCGCGTATCTGTTTGGTGAGCGAGATCGACGTGCTGGTAACCGATGCCGGTGCGGATCCGGCCACGGTGAAGGCTTTCGACGCCGCAGGGGTCGACGTTCGCGTGGTCTGA
- a CDS encoding ABC transporter ATP-binding protein, with translation MATVSFIDTTRYYAGVERPAVDGLDLEIADGEFLVLVGPSGCGKSTTLRMLAGLEGVDDGSIRIGDRDVTEMAPKDRDIAMVFQNYALYPHMSVGDNIGFHLKIAKMPKAERDRRVREAAELLDLTPYLDRKPAKLSGGQRQRVAMGRAIVREPSVFLMDEPLSNLDAKLRVQTRTQIASLQRRLGITTLYVTHDQVEAMTMGDRVAVLKDGLLQQCDTPVGLFARPVNVFVAGFIGSPAMNLLTTTADDGGAVVGGARLPLTPAQRSALTGPGIVVGVRPEGWETGPEGLAAVVEVVEELGSDQYLYCRSENSGVLTVRTPGMAPWQRGEKIGLTPKPGAVHLFDEATGDRLPDA, from the coding sequence ATGGCCACCGTGAGCTTCATCGACACCACGCGCTACTACGCGGGGGTCGAGCGGCCCGCCGTCGACGGCCTCGACCTTGAGATCGCCGACGGCGAATTCCTCGTCCTGGTCGGCCCTTCGGGCTGCGGCAAGTCGACCACCCTGCGGATGCTGGCCGGGCTCGAGGGCGTCGACGACGGCTCGATCCGCATCGGCGACCGCGACGTCACCGAGATGGCGCCCAAGGACCGGGACATCGCGATGGTGTTCCAGAACTACGCGCTCTACCCGCACATGAGCGTCGGCGACAACATCGGTTTCCACCTGAAGATCGCCAAGATGCCGAAAGCCGAACGGGACCGGCGCGTCCGCGAGGCGGCCGAGCTGCTCGACCTGACCCCGTACCTGGACCGCAAGCCGGCGAAGCTGTCGGGCGGCCAGCGTCAGCGCGTCGCCATGGGCCGTGCCATCGTCCGCGAGCCGAGCGTGTTCCTGATGGACGAGCCACTGTCCAATCTGGACGCGAAGCTGCGGGTCCAGACGCGCACGCAGATCGCCTCGCTGCAGCGACGCCTCGGCATCACCACGCTGTACGTCACGCACGACCAGGTCGAGGCGATGACCATGGGCGACCGGGTGGCGGTGCTGAAGGACGGCTTGCTGCAGCAGTGCGACACGCCGGTCGGGCTGTTCGCACGGCCGGTGAACGTGTTCGTCGCCGGGTTCATCGGGTCTCCCGCGATGAACCTGCTCACCACCACGGCCGACGACGGCGGCGCGGTCGTCGGAGGCGCCCGGCTGCCGCTGACCCCGGCGCAGCGTTCGGCGCTGACCGGCCCTGGAATCGTGGTCGGCGTCCGGCCGGAGGGCTGGGAGACCGGGCCGGAGGGACTGGCCGCCGTGGTCGAGGTGGTCGAGGAGCTGGGCAGCGACCAGTACCTCTACTGCCGGAGCGAAAACTCGGGAGTGCTGACCGTGCGGACGCCGGGGATGGCTCCGTGGCAGCGCGGCGAGAAGATCGGGCTGACGCCGAAGCCGGGTGCGGTGCACCTGTTCGACGAGGCCACCGGAGATCGGCTGCCGGACGCATGA
- a CDS encoding DUF5107 domain-containing protein, translated as MTSLSLTSLVLPAAALGPENPLPPLVKPVPVQQVANLAELPPDLAEGLGYGHLSTVLPYRLQDGYTRERTETALPALVLENDRLRATVLPSLGGRLYSLWHKPSGRELLYRNPVFQPANLALRDAWFAGGVEWNLGSTGHTAQTCAPMFAGRIEGPDGTPVLRLWEWERTRDLPYQLDFSLPEGSDFLLVGVRVRNPHEHAVPVYWWSNIAVTREERTRVLAPATEAWHYGYGGRLDRVPVPGALTYPARAQAAADYFFELPQEAPRWIAAVDGHGDGLLQCSTRRLRGRKLFVWGESAGGRRWQEWLAPGAPGYLEIQAGLARTQLEHLRLDAGESWDWLEAYGPVSADAEVVHGDDWAAATDAVQSSLPDVEEHHRRWREMADRRPETVLHRGSGWGALEAHRMAADWAGTPFPESAMGPEQKPWRALLEGRTPTGDPSAIPPPTLVGPAWAELLERAPRNWLTSYHRGVARWASGQHDGARAAWRASLESAENPWALRNLAVASADRREAARLYERALRQAPHLRPLAVEAIAAQLDAGLPERAAELLSSWRGELSGRLLLLTARSRLALGDAAGARAVFEAGFEVPNVREGETSLSDTWAAAASAPLPVEYDFRMVPS; from the coding sequence ATGACCAGCCTGAGCCTGACCTCGCTGGTGCTGCCCGCCGCGGCGCTGGGCCCGGAGAACCCGTTGCCGCCGCTGGTGAAGCCCGTGCCGGTGCAGCAGGTGGCGAACCTCGCCGAGCTGCCGCCGGACCTGGCCGAGGGCCTCGGTTACGGGCATCTCTCGACCGTCCTGCCGTACCGGTTGCAGGACGGCTATACCCGGGAGCGGACGGAGACCGCGCTGCCCGCGCTGGTGCTGGAGAACGACCGGCTGCGCGCGACCGTGCTGCCGTCGCTGGGCGGACGGCTGTATTCGCTGTGGCACAAGCCGTCCGGGCGTGAGCTGCTGTACCGCAACCCGGTGTTCCAGCCGGCGAATCTGGCCTTGCGCGATGCGTGGTTCGCCGGGGGCGTCGAGTGGAACCTCGGCAGCACCGGGCATACCGCGCAGACCTGCGCGCCGATGTTCGCCGGCCGGATCGAGGGCCCGGACGGCACGCCAGTTCTGCGGTTGTGGGAGTGGGAGCGCACCCGGGACCTGCCCTATCAGCTGGACTTCTCCCTGCCCGAAGGCTCGGACTTCCTGCTGGTGGGCGTGCGGGTGCGCAACCCGCACGAGCACGCGGTGCCGGTGTACTGGTGGTCGAACATCGCCGTAACGCGGGAAGAGCGGACCCGGGTGCTCGCGCCCGCGACGGAGGCGTGGCACTACGGCTACGGCGGACGGCTCGACCGCGTGCCGGTGCCCGGCGCGCTGACCTACCCGGCCCGCGCGCAGGCCGCGGCGGACTACTTTTTCGAGTTGCCCCAGGAGGCGCCGCGCTGGATCGCCGCGGTCGACGGGCACGGCGACGGGTTGCTCCAGTGCTCGACCCGGCGGCTGCGGGGGCGGAAGCTGTTCGTCTGGGGAGAATCCGCCGGCGGGCGGCGCTGGCAGGAGTGGCTGGCCCCGGGAGCACCGGGATACTTGGAGATCCAGGCTGGGCTCGCGCGGACGCAGCTGGAGCATCTGCGCCTCGACGCAGGAGAGTCGTGGGACTGGCTGGAGGCATACGGCCCGGTGTCGGCTGACGCCGAGGTGGTGCACGGCGACGACTGGGCCGCGGCCACCGACGCAGTCCAGTCGAGCCTGCCGGACGTCGAGGAACACCATCGGCGGTGGCGGGAAATGGCCGACCGTCGGCCGGAAACTGTGCTGCACCGCGGTTCCGGGTGGGGCGCGCTCGAAGCGCACCGGATGGCGGCGGACTGGGCCGGCACGCCGTTCCCGGAGTCGGCGATGGGGCCGGAGCAGAAACCGTGGCGCGCTTTGCTGGAGGGGCGGACGCCGACGGGCGATCCGTCCGCGATCCCGCCGCCGACGCTCGTCGGCCCGGCGTGGGCGGAGCTGCTGGAGCGCGCGCCTCGGAACTGGCTGACTTCTTACCATCGCGGCGTAGCCAGGTGGGCGTCCGGCCAACACGATGGCGCCCGAGCGGCGTGGCGCGCTTCGCTGGAGTCGGCGGAGAACCCGTGGGCCCTGCGGAACCTGGCCGTGGCGTCGGCAGACCGGCGGGAGGCGGCGCGGCTCTACGAACGTGCGCTGCGGCAAGCGCCGCACCTCCGGCCTCTTGCGGTGGAAGCGATCGCGGCCCAGCTGGACGCAGGGCTGCCGGAACGTGCCGCGGAGCTGCTGTCGTCGTGGCGCGGGGAGCTGTCGGGACGATTGCTCTTGTTGACCGCGCGCTCTCGCCTCGCGCTCGGCGATGCGGCGGGCGCTCGCGCGGTGTTCGAAGCGGGCTTCGAGGTACCGAACGTGCGCGAGGGCGAAACGTCGCTTTCGGACACGTGGGCGGCGGCGGCCTCCGCGCCGCTGCCCGTCGAGTACGACTTCCGGATGGTCCCATCGTGA
- a CDS encoding MFS transporter: MTADVGAAPRTGGRPGTVLLVVSAAVFLASLDLFIVNIAFPDIRLAFPGTGLAGLSWILNGYTVAFAALLAPAGRLADRYGRRAVFLIGVAVFTAGSAACAIAPSVPLLVAFRVLQAVGAALVMPTSLALLLAAFPPARRAKAVSTWAAVGGVAAALGPPVGGVLVQFSWRWVFLVNLPVGLLALLSGPRVLRESRDTGSGMPDLPGAIALAAGVGALAWALVSAPDHGWGSREVLIGFAIAVLGLLAVVLRSRRHPTPVLDLPSLRIPTLWLSCLAMLLFTMAFGSMLFGNVLFLTGLWHESVVVAGLWLAPGPLMVVAVSLTVGGRLAGRFGPGVTVAIGSLLFVIGVATWVWRLGPAPDYVGGLLPGQLFTGSGVGLILPSLSGVVGLVLPPAKWGAGSSMINTARQIGTVLGTAVLVAIYGGTPALADYRHGWLFLIAAALGSALAAAAIATRRNFADHYLPPAPESWLTGRIRQPDATPLADTAVTILDSHGNQLHVATTGDDGTFQIPVLENEPALLVAARAGHRAEAVPLTANPASSLELVLRHNTARVSGFVHDDANTPVNAATVVLTDTAGTVVGSVRTGEDGAFSFEGLEPGALTLTATAGQARISVRSLHLHPGEHETIEVALPPAGRLTGVVHNGLHPVAGARVTLLDERGNAVAVQDTAESGRYEFPGLPSGRYEVVTTGFPPSTSIVRLTEHGDTAAHDVTLRHEPIPDLARQQRIARSDGTLERRR; the protein is encoded by the coding sequence ATGACCGCCGACGTCGGCGCCGCTCCGCGAACCGGCGGACGACCGGGCACCGTGCTGCTCGTCGTCTCCGCGGCCGTTTTCCTGGCCAGCCTGGACCTGTTCATCGTCAACATCGCGTTTCCGGACATCCGCCTGGCCTTCCCCGGCACCGGTCTCGCCGGCTTGTCCTGGATCCTCAACGGCTACACGGTGGCCTTCGCCGCGTTGCTGGCCCCAGCCGGGCGGCTGGCCGACCGCTACGGCCGCCGCGCCGTCTTCCTGATCGGCGTCGCGGTCTTCACCGCGGGTTCCGCCGCTTGCGCCATCGCCCCGTCCGTCCCGCTGCTCGTCGCCTTCCGCGTCCTGCAAGCGGTCGGCGCGGCCCTGGTCATGCCGACCTCGCTCGCACTGCTGCTGGCCGCGTTCCCGCCCGCCCGGCGAGCGAAGGCAGTGAGCACCTGGGCCGCGGTCGGCGGAGTCGCCGCCGCACTCGGCCCGCCCGTCGGCGGAGTCCTCGTGCAGTTCTCCTGGCGGTGGGTCTTCCTGGTCAACCTCCCGGTCGGCCTGCTCGCTCTCCTGTCCGGGCCCAGGGTGCTGCGGGAAAGCCGCGACACCGGCTCCGGAATGCCCGACCTGCCCGGCGCGATCGCCCTCGCCGCCGGAGTCGGAGCGTTGGCCTGGGCCCTGGTCTCCGCCCCGGACCACGGCTGGGGCAGCCGCGAAGTGCTGATCGGCTTCGCGATCGCCGTGCTCGGCCTGCTCGCCGTCGTGCTGCGCTCGCGACGGCACCCCACGCCGGTGCTCGACCTGCCCTCCCTGCGCATCCCGACGCTGTGGCTCAGCTGCCTGGCGATGCTGCTGTTCACCATGGCGTTCGGCAGCATGCTCTTCGGCAACGTCCTGTTCCTGACCGGTCTCTGGCACGAGTCGGTGGTCGTCGCCGGGCTCTGGCTCGCTCCCGGCCCGCTCATGGTCGTGGCCGTCTCGCTGACCGTGGGCGGGCGGCTGGCCGGCCGGTTCGGCCCCGGCGTCACGGTCGCCATCGGCAGCCTGCTGTTCGTGATCGGCGTGGCGACCTGGGTGTGGCGCCTCGGCCCCGCGCCGGACTACGTCGGCGGCCTCCTGCCCGGGCAGCTGTTCACCGGCTCGGGAGTCGGATTGATCCTGCCCAGCCTGTCCGGCGTCGTCGGGCTGGTCCTGCCGCCGGCGAAATGGGGAGCCGGCTCATCGATGATCAACACCGCCCGGCAGATCGGCACCGTCCTCGGCACCGCGGTGCTCGTCGCGATCTACGGCGGTACCCCCGCCCTCGCCGACTACCGCCACGGATGGCTGTTCCTCATCGCCGCCGCGCTGGGCAGCGCACTCGCCGCAGCCGCCATCGCGACCCGCCGCAACTTCGCCGACCACTACCTGCCGCCCGCACCCGAAAGCTGGCTGACCGGCCGGATCCGGCAACCCGACGCCACCCCGCTCGCGGACACGGCCGTCACCATCCTCGACAGCCACGGCAACCAGTTGCACGTGGCGACGACCGGCGACGACGGAACCTTCCAAATCCCCGTCCTGGAGAACGAACCCGCGCTCCTGGTCGCGGCGCGCGCGGGCCACCGCGCAGAAGCGGTACCGCTGACCGCGAATCCCGCTTCCTCCCTCGAACTCGTGCTGAGGCACAACACGGCCCGAGTCTCCGGCTTCGTGCACGACGATGCGAACACTCCCGTCAACGCAGCAACGGTCGTCCTCACCGACACCGCGGGCACGGTCGTCGGCAGCGTCCGCACCGGTGAAGACGGTGCCTTCAGCTTCGAGGGACTGGAACCCGGAGCACTGACTCTCACCGCCACCGCCGGCCAGGCCAGAATCTCCGTCCGCAGCCTCCACCTGCACCCAGGCGAGCACGAAACGATCGAGGTGGCGCTTCCGCCCGCGGGCCGCCTGACCGGAGTCGTCCATAATGGACTTCACCCGGTCGCCGGAGCCCGCGTCACGCTCCTGGACGAGCGCGGAAACGCCGTCGCCGTCCAGGACACCGCCGAGAGCGGCCGCTACGAATTCCCCGGACTGCCGAGCGGCCGGTACGAGGTCGTCACCACCGGGTTTCCGCCGAGCACCAGCATCGTCCGGCTGACCGAGCACGGCGACACCGCCGCCCACGACGTCACGCTTCGCCACGAACCGATTCCGGATCTCGCCCGGCAGCAACGCATCGCTCGCAGCGATGGCACTCTGGAGCGACGGCGATGA
- a CDS encoding carbohydrate ABC transporter permease encodes MTAATGAARASRRPAARASRGAHLGRKRRLFWPFAAPALALYLAFLVLPTVATVVLSFTHWAGAGDTPEPDGVTNYVQMWNSDSFQYAFRNTLVYVFLGGIGTFAVAFLFTMVLRDMRGGKVIRAILFFPNIVAPVALGMFLGFVFKYQPGKQGLANYVLEHVGADAAKFLAPANVTGVVTASLIWASSGFYITILMAAVDRIPPYLYEDSDLAGASPWQKFRNITLPMTWDVVGVAGVLWTINALKIFELVFVLAGPGTYAPPNQAWTLGIYVFDRTFGSNGTPDFGAACACAVAMIALVSVLVVLLRRLMRREAIQF; translated from the coding sequence ATGACGGCGGCGACCGGAGCGGCCCGGGCGTCGCGGCGGCCGGCCGCCCGGGCGAGCCGCGGCGCGCACCTTGGCCGCAAACGCAGGCTGTTCTGGCCGTTCGCCGCGCCGGCGCTGGCGCTGTACCTGGCTTTCCTGGTGCTGCCGACGGTCGCCACGGTGGTGCTGAGCTTCACCCACTGGGCCGGGGCGGGCGATACACCGGAGCCCGACGGCGTGACGAACTACGTGCAGATGTGGAACAGCGACTCGTTCCAGTACGCCTTCCGCAACACGCTGGTGTACGTCTTCCTCGGCGGCATCGGCACGTTCGCGGTCGCGTTCCTGTTCACCATGGTGCTGCGGGACATGCGCGGCGGCAAGGTGATCCGTGCCATCCTGTTCTTCCCGAACATCGTCGCGCCGGTGGCGCTCGGCATGTTCCTCGGGTTCGTGTTCAAGTACCAGCCCGGCAAGCAGGGCCTGGCGAACTACGTGCTGGAGCACGTGGGCGCGGACGCGGCGAAGTTCCTCGCCCCGGCCAACGTGACCGGGGTGGTGACCGCGTCGCTGATCTGGGCCAGCTCCGGCTTCTACATCACGATCCTGATGGCCGCGGTCGACCGGATCCCGCCGTACCTGTACGAGGACTCGGACTTGGCGGGCGCGTCGCCGTGGCAGAAGTTCCGCAACATCACGCTCCCGATGACCTGGGACGTGGTCGGGGTCGCCGGGGTGCTGTGGACGATCAACGCGCTCAAGATCTTCGAGCTGGTCTTCGTGCTGGCCGGCCCCGGCACCTACGCCCCGCCGAACCAGGCGTGGACCCTCGGCATCTACGTCTTCGACCGGACCTTCGGCTCCAACGGCACTCCGGACTTCGGCGCCGCCTGTGCCTGCGCGGTCGCGATGATCGCGCTCGTGTCGGTGCTCGTCGTCCTGCTGCGCCGGCTGATGCGGCGTGAGGCCATCCAGTTCTGA
- a CDS encoding TIM-barrel domain-containing protein: MSRATHKIGVLAAVAVLGLAPAAASADPSPPSGQLGSLTGISADGPVVTLNSGAAAVRVSFPAAAAVRVWLAPDGKFTDPAGSKIVLPRGTAPVPPKQVDKGGYWAISTPQATLRAYKNPLRFALYDGTDTHRRWEEAAPLSWTGTTTTQTLSRGASEQFVGGGEQNGRFSHRDQTIKIFADDNWNDGGAPNSQPFYASTAGYGVLRNTFSPGSYSFTDPVRTTQDERRFDATYVLGDSLKDVISGYTDLVGKPFVPPIYGLETGDSDCYLHNANRGERHTLDAVKVADGYAQHGMPNGWMLVNDGYGCGYENLQQTGEGLRKDAMQLGLWTENGVPNQAEEVKAGVRVRKLDVAWVGPGYQFALDACDTAHKGIEDNSDARGFVWQPVSWAGAQRCAVLWSGDQSGSYDYIRWQIPTYAGATASGIAYSTGDIDGIFGGSPQTYVRDLQWKTFLPVAMTMDGWAPADKQPWRQGEPYTSINRQYLLLKERLLPYTYSYSVQASKTGVGQVRPLALEYPDDPNVWTDKAKYEFLSGTDFLVAPVYENANVRNGIYLPKGTWVDYWSGKTYTGPTTVDGYDAPLDKLPLFVRGGAVVPMWPEGTTSWQTRDKSELDLDVYPQGQGGFSLTEDDGVTRANRQGAQATQRFTVDAPKSGPGTVTVGIGASTGSYDGKPAARKYQLTVHTGSKPAVVQAGNGLLRQYDSRAELDKAAAGWFYDGSVVRVKTAPVAAGARQDVRLLGTSAVGGVFPADQNGTVLLTAPGFVTLGAAATARMSFTNGTPVPVGEVALSVQAPAGLRADVGPVPGGLVRPGQTVAVPVTLTPSAELKPGDYQLTATASYRARLSSHEVTDSATVTVPYASVSAAAANVGVTDAAHLAAGNLDGGGSSFRAEGLAGAGLSPGAKFTADGVALTWPDAGTGKPDNVVAAGQTIAAAGSGSKLVLAGTGTGTAKGTVVVHYADGSTGQAEVSFPNWCCADAGHATTVASVLGKNTPAGPAYPTVAYRVFAATVPLTPGKEVVAFTLPSSSAMHVFAAALG, encoded by the coding sequence ATGAGCAGAGCTACGCATAAGATCGGGGTGCTGGCCGCAGTGGCCGTACTGGGGCTCGCGCCGGCGGCGGCATCCGCTGATCCGTCCCCACCGTCCGGGCAGCTGGGTTCCCTCACCGGGATCTCCGCGGACGGGCCGGTGGTCACGCTGAACTCGGGCGCCGCCGCCGTGCGCGTGAGCTTCCCGGCCGCGGCCGCGGTGCGGGTCTGGCTCGCCCCGGACGGGAAGTTCACCGACCCCGCGGGCAGCAAGATCGTGCTGCCGCGCGGTACCGCCCCCGTCCCGCCGAAGCAGGTCGACAAGGGCGGCTACTGGGCCATTTCCACGCCGCAGGCGACGCTGCGGGCGTACAAGAATCCATTGCGCTTCGCCCTTTACGACGGCACTGACACCCATCGCCGGTGGGAAGAAGCGGCACCGCTGTCGTGGACCGGGACCACGACTACGCAGACGCTCTCCCGCGGTGCGTCCGAGCAGTTCGTCGGCGGCGGCGAGCAGAACGGCCGGTTCAGCCACCGCGACCAGACCATCAAGATCTTCGCCGACGACAACTGGAACGACGGCGGCGCGCCGAACTCGCAACCGTTCTACGCCTCCACCGCGGGGTACGGCGTGCTGCGCAACACCTTCTCCCCGGGCTCCTACTCCTTCACCGACCCGGTGAGGACCACCCAGGACGAGCGCCGCTTCGATGCCACGTACGTGCTGGGGGACAGCCTCAAGGACGTGATCTCCGGCTACACCGACCTCGTCGGCAAACCTTTCGTGCCACCGATCTACGGCCTCGAGACCGGTGATTCCGACTGTTACTTGCACAACGCCAACCGCGGTGAGCGGCACACGCTCGACGCGGTCAAGGTCGCCGACGGCTACGCCCAGCACGGCATGCCGAACGGCTGGATGCTGGTCAACGACGGCTACGGGTGCGGCTACGAGAACCTGCAGCAGACCGGCGAAGGGTTGCGCAAGGACGCCATGCAGCTCGGCCTGTGGACCGAGAACGGCGTGCCCAATCAGGCCGAGGAGGTGAAGGCCGGCGTCCGGGTGCGCAAGCTGGACGTCGCCTGGGTCGGCCCGGGCTACCAGTTCGCGCTCGACGCCTGCGACACCGCGCACAAGGGCATCGAGGACAACAGCGACGCCCGCGGCTTCGTCTGGCAGCCGGTCAGCTGGGCCGGAGCGCAGCGATGCGCCGTGCTGTGGAGCGGCGACCAGTCCGGCTCCTACGACTACATCCGCTGGCAGATCCCGACGTACGCCGGGGCCACCGCCTCCGGCATCGCCTACAGCACCGGGGACATCGACGGAATCTTCGGCGGCAGCCCACAGACCTATGTCCGCGACCTGCAGTGGAAGACGTTCCTGCCGGTCGCGATGACGATGGACGGCTGGGCCCCGGCCGACAAGCAGCCGTGGCGCCAGGGCGAGCCCTACACCTCGATCAACCGCCAGTACCTGCTGCTCAAGGAGCGGCTGCTGCCCTACACCTACAGCTATTCGGTGCAGGCCAGCAAGACCGGCGTGGGCCAGGTGCGCCCGCTCGCGCTGGAGTATCCGGACGACCCGAACGTCTGGACCGACAAGGCGAAGTACGAGTTCCTGTCCGGCACCGATTTCCTCGTCGCGCCGGTGTACGAGAATGCGAACGTGCGCAACGGGATCTACCTGCCGAAGGGCACCTGGGTCGACTACTGGAGCGGGAAGACCTACACCGGCCCGACCACTGTGGACGGTTACGACGCGCCGCTGGACAAGCTCCCGCTGTTCGTCCGCGGCGGCGCCGTCGTGCCGATGTGGCCGGAAGGCACGACCTCGTGGCAGACCCGGGACAAGTCCGAACTGGACCTCGACGTCTACCCGCAGGGCCAGGGCGGGTTCAGCCTGACCGAGGACGACGGGGTGACGCGGGCGAACCGGCAGGGCGCGCAGGCCACGCAACGGTTCACTGTCGACGCGCCGAAGTCGGGCCCGGGCACGGTGACGGTCGGGATCGGTGCGAGCACCGGTTCCTACGACGGGAAGCCAGCGGCCAGGAAATACCAGCTGACCGTGCACACGGGATCGAAGCCGGCCGTCGTGCAGGCCGGGAACGGGCTGCTGCGCCAGTACGATTCCCGCGCGGAGCTGGACAAGGCCGCCGCCGGCTGGTTCTACGACGGTTCCGTGGTGCGGGTGAAGACCGCGCCGGTCGCGGCGGGTGCGCGCCAGGACGTCCGGCTGCTCGGGACCAGCGCCGTCGGCGGGGTCTTCCCGGCGGATCAGAACGGGACGGTTTTACTGACCGCGCCCGGGTTCGTCACCCTGGGTGCGGCCGCGACGGCGCGAATGAGCTTCACCAACGGCACCCCGGTGCCGGTCGGCGAGGTCGCGCTGTCCGTGCAGGCGCCGGCCGGGTTGCGGGCCGACGTCGGGCCGGTGCCGGGCGGCTTGGTGCGGCCGGGGCAGACGGTCGCGGTGCCGGTGACGCTCACGCCGTCGGCCGAGTTGAAACCGGGCGACTACCAGCTCACTGCGACGGCGAGCTACCGGGCTCGGCTGAGTTCGCACGAGGTCACCGATTCGGCGACAGTGACGGTGCCCTATGCCTCGGTGTCAGCGGCGGCGGCGAACGTCGGCGTCACCGATGCCGCGCACTTGGCCGCTGGGAATCTCGACGGTGGCGGAAGCAGCTTCCGAGCCGAGGGGCTGGCCGGGGCCGGGCTGAGTCCGGGCGCGAAGTTCACCGCCGACGGCGTCGCGCTGACCTGGCCGGACGCGGGCACCGGCAAGCCGGACAACGTCGTCGCGGCCGGTCAGACGATCGCCGCGGCGGGCAGTGGAAGCAAGCTGGTCCTGGCGGGCACGGGCACGGGCACCGCGAAGGGCACGGTGGTCGTGCACTACGCCGACGGCAGCACCGGGCAGGCGGAAGTGTCCTTTCCGAACTGGTGCTGCGCCGACGCCGGGCACGCGACCACCGTGGCGAGCGTGCTGGGCAAGAACACCCCGGCCGGCCCGGCCTACCCGACAGTGGCGTACCGCGTCTTCGCCGCGACGGTCCCGCTGACTCCCGGCAAGGAGGTCGTCGCGTTCACCCTCCCGTCGAGTTCCGCGATGCACGTCTTCGCGGCGGCCCTCGGCTGA
- a CDS encoding carbohydrate ABC transporter permease: protein MSVTDAPAHPARAAKPARKPPRRPKPAPGSRRHSPLRLLGSAIVWLFTAGNVLVLYWLLSASFKTPVEIFTKPFALPYQWFHLGKPFRNFVYAWNNAGFGDAVLTTVVLVGLATVVTVAVSAPAAYALTRLGVRGSGPLTSAVAIGMGVPFQTVIIPLFVVMSKIRLDNEYGLFLVYVALSIPFTVFLLTGFFRSLPDELEEAAAIDGASPLRTFFSVMLPLARGGLITALTLNAIGLWNETLLAIVFLKDQAHFTLSRALFTFYGAASYQSEYGGLIAGVAIVVLPMLVLYLVLARRIITGLTLGAGK from the coding sequence ATGTCCGTCACGGACGCACCCGCGCACCCCGCCCGCGCGGCGAAACCGGCACGGAAACCGCCGCGCCGTCCCAAACCCGCGCCCGGCTCCCGGCGGCACAGCCCGCTGCGGCTGCTCGGCTCGGCGATCGTGTGGCTGTTCACCGCCGGCAATGTGCTGGTGCTGTACTGGCTGCTGTCCGCGTCGTTCAAGACGCCGGTGGAGATTTTCACCAAGCCGTTCGCTTTGCCCTACCAATGGTTCCACCTCGGCAAGCCGTTCCGGAACTTCGTCTACGCGTGGAACAACGCCGGGTTCGGCGATGCCGTGCTCACGACAGTCGTTCTGGTCGGGCTCGCCACCGTGGTCACCGTCGCGGTGTCCGCGCCGGCGGCCTACGCGCTGACCCGGCTCGGCGTCCGCGGTTCCGGCCCGTTGACCAGCGCGGTCGCGATCGGCATGGGCGTGCCGTTCCAGACCGTGATCATCCCGTTGTTCGTCGTCATGAGCAAAATCCGGCTCGACAACGAGTACGGCCTGTTCCTGGTCTACGTCGCGCTGTCCATTCCGTTCACCGTGTTCCTGCTGACCGGGTTCTTCCGCTCGCTGCCGGACGAACTGGAGGAGGCGGCGGCGATCGACGGCGCCTCCCCGCTGCGCACCTTCTTCTCGGTGATGCTGCCGCTGGCGCGCGGCGGGCTGATCACCGCGCTGACGCTCAACGCCATCGGGTTGTGGAACGAGACCCTGCTCGCGATCGTGTTCCTCAAGGATCAGGCGCACTTCACGCTTTCCCGCGCGCTGTTCACCTTCTACGGCGCGGCCAGCTACCAGTCGGAGTACGGCGGCTTGATCGCCGGCGTCGCGATCGTGGTGCTGCCGATGCTCGTGCTCTACCTCGTGCTCGCCCGCCGGATCATCACCGGACTCACCCTCGGCGCCGGAAAGTAG